A section of the Lepus europaeus isolate LE1 chromosome 19, mLepTim1.pri, whole genome shotgun sequence genome encodes:
- the LOC133747634 gene encoding transforming growth factor beta-1 proprotein-like has translation MLPSGMRLLLPLLWLLVLSPARPAAGMPSLNNNTEVELLRQQHNEAVHSMIQSPPSEEEVPEDVLTLNSKTNDQGSRESNKQEPKPKLGFFAGKELTGVPMLESDHESYQKFNVSQHSVYMLFNTSEVREVMPEPWLLSGAELRLQVLKTQQEQHVELYQKSSNDSWRYLSNRLLAPSNRSEWLSFDVTGVVQQWLSHKEEIEGFRLSAQRSSDNTDNVLHVKINGISSSGQGDNANIQNSYRPYLLLIVNPLDRIVPPDLSEMV, from the exons ATGCTGCCCTCCGGGATGCGactgctgctgccactgctgtggCTCCTAGTGTTGTCACCCGCCCGCCCAGCCGCGGGAATGCCCAGCCTCAACAACAACACCGAGGTGGAGCTGCTCAGACAGCAGCACAATGAGGCCGTTCACTCCATGATCCAGAGCCCCCCGAGCGAGGAGGAAGTGCCCGAAGACGTGCTCACCCTGAACAGCAAAACCAACGACCAGGGGTCCAGAGAGAGCAATAAGCAGGAGCCCAAACCCAAGTTAGGCTTCTTTGCAGGCAAGGAGCTCACCGGCGTGCCAATGCTGGAGAGCGACCACG AAAGCTATCAAAAATTCAACGTAAGCCAGCACAGCGTCTATATGCTCTTCAACACGTCAGAGGTCCGGGAAGTAATGCCAGAGCCATGGTTGCTGTCTGGGGCAGAGCTGCGCCTGCAAGTGCTCAAGACACAGCAGGAGCAGCACGTGGAGCTGTACCAG AAATCCAGCAACGATTCCTGGCGCTACCTCAGCAACCGGCTGCTGGCACCAAGCAACAGATCAGAGTGGTTGTCCTTTGACGTCACTGGAGTTGTGCAGCAGTGGCTGAGCCACAAAG aGGAAATAGAGGGCTTCCGCCTCAGTGCCCAGAGGTCCAGTGACAACACAGATAATGTCCTCCACGTGAAAATCAATG GGATCAGTTCCAGTGGCCAGGGTGACAATGCCAACATTCAGAACTCCTACCGGCCCTACCTGCTCCTCATCGTCAACCCACTGGACCGCATCGTGCCCCCAGACCTCTCGGAGATGGTCTGA
- the LOC133748294 gene encoding transforming growth factor beta-1 proprotein-like: MMPPLGEEREEELQEGQLVGIKGKNFGTFSTVVGATGVGTTSHSAGPGGVLSPARPAAGMLSRNNTHMELLRQQYIQAIGALILSKLGLSSPPSDDEVPTGPVPEDILALYNRTRDQVSGESAKQKPQPKSGFFGKEIIRVPMLDSNHEIYQKFKESRHSVYMLFNTSELWEAVPKLVLLYQAELRLQVLKTQQEQVVELYQKCSNDSWHYHRKRKLTPSDRDEWLSFTVTRIVRQWLRGGEEIEGFRLSARRSSDNTDNVLHVDINGISSGRQGDNANIERMNRPFLLLWATPLEREQLLHSAQLS, from the exons ATGATGCCACcactgggggaggagagagaggaggagctgcaggaggGACAGCTGGTTGGgataaaaggaaagaattttGGAACCTTTTCCACTGTGGTTGGAGCTACAGGTGTGGGAACCACTtcgcacagcgctggcccaggcgGAG TGTTGTCACCCGCCCGCCCAGCCGCGGGAATGCTCAGCCGCAACAACACCCACATGGAGCTGCTCAGACAGCAGTACATCCAGGCCATCGGTGCCCTGATCCTGAGCAAGCTGGGGCTCTCCAGCCCCCCAAGTGACGATGAGGTGCCGACTGGTCCGGTGCCCGAGGACATACTCGCCCTGTACAACAGAACCCGCGATCAGGTGTCCGGGGAGAGCGCTAAACAGAAGCCCCAACCCAAGTCAGGCTTCTTTGGCAAGGAGATCATCCGTGTGCCCATGCTGGACAGCAACCACG AAATCTaccaaaaattcaaagaaagccGGCACAGCGTCTATATGCTCTTCAACACGTCAGAGCTCTGGGAAGCAGTGCCCAAGCTGGTGTTGCTGTACCAGGCAGAGCTGCGCCTGCAAGTGCTCAAGACACAGCAAGAGCAGGTCGTGGAGCTGTACCAG AAATGCAGCAATGATTCCTGGCACTACCACAGGAAGCGGAAGCTGACACCCAGTGACAGAGATGAGTGGTTGTCATTTACCGTCACCAGGATTGTGCGGCAGTGGCTGAGAGGTGGGG aGGAGATAGAGGGCTTCCGCCTCAGCGCCCGGAGGTCCAGTGACAACACAGATAATGTCCTCCACGTGGACATCAACG GGATCAGTTCTGGCCGCCAAGGTGACAACGCCAACATTGAGAGAATGAACCGGCCCTTCTTGCTCCTCTGGGCCACCCCCCTGGAACGGGAGCAGTTGCTACACAGTGCCCAGCTCAGCTGA